The following proteins are encoded in a genomic region of Dehalococcoidia bacterium:
- a CDS encoding Fe-Mn family superoxide dismutase, translating into MGYTAKDYTSLIGIEGFSEPLLNNHFTLYQGYVTNTNKLYDSLTAMLKEGKTATPEYAELKRRFGFEFNGMRLHEYYFENLGGKGTLNKSGKLAQLLPGAYGSYEDWEKDFRATATMRGIGWAILYQDNVTGWLINQWINEHETGHPAGCTPILVLDVFEHAFMIDYGLKRADYIDAFFKNINWDAVEARLK; encoded by the coding sequence ATGGGTTACACTGCTAAGGACTATACAAGTTTAATCGGAATAGAGGGATTCAGCGAGCCGCTGCTCAACAATCACTTCACACTGTATCAGGGCTATGTCACCAATACCAACAAGCTATATGATTCACTTACTGCCATGCTCAAGGAAGGCAAAACGGCCACCCCGGAATACGCCGAGCTTAAGCGCCGTTTCGGCTTCGAGTTCAACGGTATGCGCCTCCACGAATACTACTTCGAAAACCTCGGCGGCAAGGGGACACTAAACAAATCTGGCAAGCTGGCCCAGCTGTTGCCCGGTGCATACGGCAGCTACGAGGACTGGGAGAAGGACTTTCGCGCCACCGCCACCATGCGGGGAATCGGTTGGGCTATCCTGTACCAGGATAACGTAACCGGCTGGCTGATAAACCAGTGGATAAATGAGCATGAGACCGGCCACCCTGCAGGTTGTACCCCCATTCTGGTGCTGGATGTTTTCGAGCATGCCTTCATGATCGACTATGGGCTGAAGCGAGCCGACTATATCGATGCCTTCTTCAAGAACATCAACTGGGATGCGGTCGAGGCTCGCCTCAAGTAG
- a CDS encoding cysteine desulfurase family protein: MKRAYLDHVATTPVLPQVLKAMLPYLKDAYGNPQSIHEWGDQAREALDDARSKVAALIGAQPEEIIFTGSGTEANNFAIKGLALARQSQGKHVVISAIEHFSVLHSAKTLEKLGFEVTQVPVDKYGLVDPEKVGKSIREDTVLVSIMHANGEVGTIQPIAEIAKVVKKTGALFHTDAVATAGSIPVDVRELGVDALSLTPNQFYGPKGVGALWFKKGVRIMPFLDGGVQEGGRRAGTENVPSIVGLGKAAELAREEMASRMAHLSALRDRLIEGLLSRIENAILTGHPTQRLPGNASFCIEFIEGESMLMLLSHQGIAASSGSACTSRALKASHVLTAMGVPAEIAQGSLLFSLGLENTEEDIDYVLEALPPIVDRLRQMSPLYSKFIKGQRGGS; this comes from the coding sequence ATGAAGAGAGCATACCTTGACCATGTAGCGACAACCCCAGTCCTTCCCCAGGTGCTGAAGGCTATGCTTCCCTACCTCAAGGATGCCTATGGCAATCCTCAATCCATCCATGAGTGGGGAGACCAAGCCAGGGAAGCGCTGGATGATGCCCGCAGCAAGGTTGCCGCCCTCATTGGCGCCCAGCCTGAGGAGATCATCTTCACCGGCTCGGGCACCGAGGCCAACAACTTCGCCATCAAGGGGTTGGCCCTCGCCCGGCAGTCCCAGGGGAAGCACGTTGTCATCTCTGCCATCGAACATTTTTCAGTTCTTCATTCAGCTAAGACGCTGGAGAAGTTGGGCTTTGAGGTCACTCAGGTACCAGTGGACAAGTACGGGCTGGTCGATCCTGAAAAGGTCGGTAAGAGCATAAGGGAGGATACGGTTCTGGTATCCATCATGCACGCCAACGGCGAGGTGGGCACCATCCAGCCCATCGCCGAGATAGCTAAGGTGGTGAAGAAAACGGGGGCCCTGTTCCACACCGATGCAGTAGCCACCGCAGGCTCAATACCTGTTGATGTCAGAGAGCTCGGTGTTGATGCGCTAAGCCTGACCCCCAACCAGTTCTATGGCCCCAAGGGTGTTGGCGCCCTGTGGTTTAAAAAAGGTGTACGCATTATGCCCTTCCTCGATGGTGGGGTGCAGGAGGGAGGAAGGAGGGCGGGGACCGAGAACGTTCCCTCAATCGTAGGTTTGGGAAAAGCAGCAGAGCTGGCTCGAGAGGAAATGGCGTCCCGGATGGCCCACCTCTCTGCCCTGCGCGATAGGTTGATCGAGGGACTGCTGTCACGGATCGAGAATGCCATCCTCACCGGACATCCCACCCAGCGCCTCCCCGGCAATGCCAGCTTCTGCATCGAGTTTATTGAAGGAGAGTCAATGCTCATGCTGTTAAGTCACCAGGGAATAGCGGCATCCAGCGGTTCGGCTTGCACGTCCAGGGCGCTCAAGGCCTCTCACGTGCTCACCGCTATGGGGGTTCCTGCCGAGATCGCACAGGGGTCGCTACTATTCAGCCTTGGCTTGGAGAATACCGAGGAGGACATTGACTATGTATTGGAAGCGCTGCCGCCTATTGTTGATCGGCTCCGGCAGATGTCACCGCTATATTCCAAATTTATAAAAGGTCAGCGAGGAGGAAGTTGA
- the nifU gene encoding Fe-S cluster assembly scaffold protein NifU, with protein MPVYSDKVMEHFMNPRNVGEIEDADGIGEEGNPVCGDMMTFYIKVDDNHLSDVKFKTFGCGAAIAVSSIVSEMAMGKTLEEARKITPALVAQELEGLPKNKYHCSNLGAQALNKAIDDYLKKQGKAIKNGRRRKDDK; from the coding sequence ATGCCTGTTTACAGCGACAAGGTAATGGAACACTTCATGAACCCCCGCAATGTAGGGGAGATCGAGGATGCCGATGGCATCGGTGAAGAGGGAAACCCCGTCTGCGGGGATATGATGACATTCTACATCAAGGTGGACGATAACCATCTCAGCGATGTCAAGTTCAAGACCTTCGGCTGCGGCGCTGCCATCGCCGTTTCCAGCATCGTGAGCGAGATGGCTATGGGCAAGACCCTGGAGGAGGCAAGGAAGATTACTCCGGCCCTTGTGGCCCAGGAGCTTGAGGGGCTGCCCAAGAATAAGTATCACTGCTCCAACCTCGGCGCTCAAGCGCTGAATAAGGCCATCGATGACTACCTGAAGAAGCAGGGCAAAGCTATAAAAAACGGAAGGAGGAGGAAGGATGACAAGTAG
- a CDS encoding DsrE/DsrF/DrsH-like family protein codes for MAEKESVTLVVFSGELDKALAAFNIAIGAASMGMEVSMFFTFWGLNIIKRNEGSIKSRGIMRKMLNRMNRGGAKRLPLSKFQMLGLGKWMIGRLMRDIKSPPLEEMMAMAKGMGVKFIACTTSMGMMGIGKEAFIPDVDSFAGVATYLAEAKEGNVNLFI; via the coding sequence ATGGCTGAGAAAGAGAGTGTGACTCTGGTGGTATTCAGCGGAGAGCTAGACAAGGCCCTGGCCGCCTTCAATATCGCCATCGGGGCCGCCTCAATGGGGATGGAGGTGAGCATGTTCTTCACCTTCTGGGGGCTAAATATCATCAAGAGAAATGAGGGCAGCATAAAAAGCCGGGGGATAATGAGGAAGATGCTCAATAGAATGAACCGGGGCGGCGCCAAGAGACTGCCCTTATCAAAATTTCAGATGCTCGGCTTGGGCAAATGGATGATTGGGCGGTTAATGCGTGATATAAAGTCTCCTCCCCTTGAGGAGATGATGGCCATGGCTAAGGGTATGGGGGTAAAATTTATCGCCTGCACCACCTCTATGGGGATGATGGGGATAGGAAAAGAGGCCTTCATCCCCGACGTGGACAGCTTCGCCGGGGTAGCCACCTACCTAGCTGAGGCTAAAGAGGGAAATGTCAATCTCTTTATTTAA
- a CDS encoding sulfurtransferase TusA family protein → MKADATLDCIGLYCPMPIAHTANKLKELEVGQVLEILADDEGIKEDMPAWCRTTGNELLGIEDESGQYKVYVKKSK, encoded by the coding sequence ATGAAGGCAGATGCCACTTTAGACTGCATCGGATTATACTGTCCCATGCCCATCGCTCACACCGCCAATAAGCTAAAAGAGCTGGAAGTTGGGCAGGTGCTGGAGATATTGGCCGACGACGAGGGCATTAAAGAAGACATGCCTGCCTGGTGCCGTACTACGGGAAATGAGCTGTTGGGGATTGAGGATGAATCGGGGCAATATAAAGTTTATGTTAAGAAATCAAAGTAG
- a CDS encoding rubrerythrin family protein, whose amino-acid sequence MELKGSRTEHNLLASFAGESQARNRYTYFASVAKEAGYEQIAAIFLETADNEKEHAKRYFQFLQGGDAEITATYPAGVIGDTAANLEAAAAGENLEWTKLYKEAGEVARQEGFQEIANVFWEIAEVEEQHELRYRKLLKNVKENKVFKKDVVVKWKCRNCGYVHEGMEAPKQCPACDHPQSYYELMAENY is encoded by the coding sequence ATGGAACTTAAAGGCAGCAGGACAGAGCACAATCTGCTGGCGTCATTTGCCGGCGAATCGCAGGCGAGGAATCGTTATACATACTTTGCATCGGTTGCAAAAGAGGCCGGGTATGAACAGATCGCCGCTATCTTCCTCGAGACAGCAGACAACGAAAAAGAGCATGCTAAGCGATACTTCCAATTCCTTCAGGGGGGAGACGCGGAAATCACTGCAACTTACCCAGCGGGTGTCATAGGTGATACCGCAGCAAATCTGGAAGCGGCAGCAGCCGGGGAAAACCTGGAATGGACCAAACTATACAAAGAAGCTGGGGAAGTGGCTCGCCAGGAAGGTTTTCAAGAGATAGCAAATGTATTTTGGGAAATCGCTGAAGTAGAAGAACAGCATGAGCTTCGCTATAGAAAGCTTCTCAAGAATGTGAAAGAGAACAAGGTATTTAAGAAAGATGTAGTTGTCAAATGGAAGTGTCGCAATTGCGGCTATGTCCACGAAGGGATGGAAGCCCCCAAGCAGTGCCCCGCCTGTGACCATCCTCAGAGCTATTACGAGCTTATGGCCGAGAATTATTGA
- a CDS encoding pyridoxamine 5'-phosphate oxidase family protein: MTVTLRDEIVTYMEKCRACTIATANTDGQPSASTVFFKNSGTDIYFNTARDAEKVKNILVNPRVAIAIEERVPIPNEDKGIKGIQYIGKAEILADKNITEVPKAVMARHNAFNSVKAGNSVIVKVTPLKIYLIDYSRGFRHRELLEF; the protein is encoded by the coding sequence ATGACAGTAACTCTCAGGGACGAGATCGTAACATACATGGAGAAATGCCGTGCATGTACCATTGCCACCGCCAACACTGATGGTCAACCTAGCGCCTCCACCGTTTTCTTTAAAAACAGCGGGACAGACATATATTTCAACACAGCAAGAGATGCTGAAAAGGTGAAGAACATTCTGGTAAATCCCCGCGTAGCAATAGCCATAGAGGAACGCGTACCCATTCCTAACGAGGATAAGGGTATCAAAGGCATTCAGTACATTGGAAAGGCTGAGATATTAGCTGACAAGAATATTACTGAAGTGCCAAAGGCTGTGATGGCAAGACACAATGCCTTCAATAGTGTGAAAGCTGGAAACTCAGTAATCGTTAAAGTGACTCCACTGAAGATATACCTAATTGACTACTCCCGGGGATTTCGGCATCGGGAACTTCTCGAGTTTTAA
- a CDS encoding flavin reductase family protein, producing MDTKVLHQISYGMYIVGSRKGDRINGQTCNTVIQVSSEPPIISACINKGNLTHEFIEGSGVFTASILSQDTPLSLIGRFGFKSGREVDKFEGIDYKLGETKAPIVLDNTLAYLEAKVISEVDVGTHTIFIGELVGAEAIQEGEPMTYAYYHQVKRGTTPKTAPSYHKD from the coding sequence ATGGACACCAAGGTCTTACACCAGATAAGCTATGGAATGTACATCGTTGGCTCCAGAAAGGGAGATAGAATAAACGGTCAGACCTGTAACACCGTGATCCAGGTCTCCTCGGAGCCGCCGATTATATCGGCGTGCATCAATAAAGGAAACCTCACCCATGAGTTCATCGAGGGTAGCGGGGTCTTCACCGCTTCAATTTTGTCTCAGGACACACCGCTGAGCCTGATCGGACGCTTTGGCTTCAAATCAGGCAGAGAGGTGGACAAGTTTGAGGGCATAGATTATAAGCTGGGCGAGACCAAAGCTCCCATCGTCCTCGATAACACCCTGGCCTACCTCGAAGCCAAGGTGATTAGCGAGGTGGATGTGGGAACGCACACTATTTTTATCGGTGAGCTTGTGGGCGCTGAAGCTATCCAGGAAGGTGAGCCGATGACGTATGCCTATTATCATCAGGTGAAGCGAGGCACTACACCTAAAACAGCTCCCTCCTATCACAAAGATTGA
- a CDS encoding rubredoxin, protein MAAVKYECTVCGYVYDPEQGDAEGGIEPGTPFEELPDDWQCPVCGASKDEFQKL, encoded by the coding sequence ATGGCAGCAGTGAAATATGAGTGCACCGTTTGTGGCTACGTATATGATCCCGAACAAGGCGATGCCGAAGGCGGCATCGAGCCGGGGACGCCTTTCGAGGAGCTGCCCGATGATTGGCAGTGTCCAGTCTGCGGGGCCAGTAAGGATGAGTTTCAAAAGCTATAG
- a CDS encoding ferritin family protein translates to MWKCTNCHHVELTTDKPERCPLCGVEAEKLVPHEIPGIKGIKTLKNLKDGFVAESQAHQRNLAFAMKAEEDGYRQVARLFRAIAEAEGVHAFHHLRLLGGVSDTQENLESAFERENLASSTYPQFIVEANKEDNAHVARIFSYSRDVERGHAKLYEKALEHMLADVDTEYYVCGVCGYVSDGVLPDRCPICGAPAERFRKVV, encoded by the coding sequence TTGTGGAAATGTACCAATTGTCACCATGTAGAACTTACCACCGATAAACCTGAGCGTTGCCCACTCTGCGGTGTGGAGGCAGAAAAGCTGGTCCCCCATGAGATCCCGGGGATAAAAGGGATAAAGACCCTTAAAAACCTCAAGGACGGCTTCGTTGCCGAGTCACAAGCCCACCAGAGGAACCTCGCCTTCGCCATGAAGGCCGAGGAGGACGGCTACCGCCAAGTGGCAAGACTGTTCCGTGCTATCGCTGAGGCCGAGGGAGTTCACGCCTTCCATCACCTCCGCCTCCTCGGTGGTGTGTCCGATACTCAGGAGAACCTGGAAAGCGCATTCGAAAGGGAGAACCTCGCCAGCAGCACCTATCCTCAGTTCATCGTGGAGGCTAATAAGGAAGATAATGCACACGTGGCAAGGATCTTCAGTTACTCTCGCGACGTTGAGCGGGGACACGCCAAGCTCTACGAAAAGGCGCTGGAGCACATGCTGGCCGATGTGGATACCGAATACTATGTATGCGGTGTCTGCGGCTATGTATCAGATGGTGTCCTCCCTGACCGATGCCCCATTTGCGGTGCCCCCGCAGAGCGGTTCAGGAAGGTTGTCTAA
- a CDS encoding ferritin: MLSKKMEAALNEQLNKEMYSAYLYMSMSAYRTHIGLKGFANWFMVQYQEEMLHAMKFYDYINDQGGQVMLMAIDAPPTEFESPLDMFEKTLKHEQFVTRRINDLVDLAIKEKDDATNIFLQWYVTEQIEEEANDNDIIAKLKLVGKKGDALLMLDKELAARVFTPPATSQEA, from the coding sequence ATGCTGAGTAAAAAAATGGAAGCAGCGCTGAATGAGCAGCTTAATAAAGAGATGTATTCGGCATACCTCTATATGTCTATGTCTGCCTACAGGACACATATCGGGCTTAAGGGGTTTGCCAACTGGTTTATGGTGCAGTATCAGGAAGAGATGCTGCATGCCATGAAATTCTATGACTACATCAATGACCAGGGCGGGCAGGTTATGCTCATGGCCATCGATGCGCCGCCGACAGAGTTCGAGTCGCCCCTCGACATGTTCGAGAAAACGCTGAAGCACGAGCAGTTCGTCACCAGGCGCATTAATGACCTCGTCGACCTGGCGATCAAGGAGAAGGATGACGCGACGAATATCTTTCTACAGTGGTACGTTACCGAACAGATCGAAGAGGAAGCCAACGACAACGATATCATCGCCAAGCTAAAGCTTGTGGGCAAAAAGGGCGATGCCTTGCTTATGTTGGATAAGGAGCTCGCAGCGCGGGTCTTTACACCACCTGCAACATCTCAGGAGGCTTAG
- a CDS encoding catalase, producing MKDSKKGKRLTTNQGVPVSDNQNSLTVGERGPVLLQDVHLIEKLAHFDRERIPERVVHAKGAGAHGYFKVYKSMEKYTCANFLQDPAKQTPLFVRFSTVVGARGSADSARDPRGFAVKFYTEEGNYDLVGNNLPVFFIRDAIKFPDMVHAFKPAPDTNIPTSSSANSRFWDFISLTPESTHMITWLFSDRGTVKSYRTMEGFGVNTYKWVNSKGKDVYLKYHWKPEAGVHSIDRHESTRLAGEDPDIATRDLYDTIASGKTVEYELKVQIMDVADELKHNFDPLDATKTWPEDKFPLMPVGKMVLNRNPENYFAEVEQAAFCPASIVPGIELSADKLLQGRVFSYADTQRHRLGPNYLQLPTNRPRVPVNNNQRDAAMQYAPYGGGTVNYEPNTLAGGMPSEAPAYPTSQYSIEGNVTRRKISLTNDFEQAGERYRSLSKVDQDHLVDNIVDPLSKADKPIQQRMVENLVKADPEFGKRVAEGLKL from the coding sequence ATGAAAGACAGTAAGAAAGGTAAACGTCTTACAACGAATCAAGGGGTCCCAGTCAGCGACAACCAGAATTCACTGACCGTGGGTGAGCGTGGACCTGTTTTGCTGCAGGACGTGCATCTCATTGAGAAGCTGGCGCACTTTGACCGCGAGAGAATACCGGAGCGCGTAGTTCACGCCAAGGGCGCTGGGGCCCATGGCTACTTTAAGGTGTATAAGAGCATGGAGAAGTATACCTGTGCTAACTTCCTGCAGGATCCGGCAAAGCAAACGCCCCTCTTCGTCCGTTTCTCGACTGTGGTTGGTGCACGAGGGTCGGCAGATTCAGCCCGTGACCCCAGGGGTTTTGCCGTCAAGTTCTACACTGAAGAAGGTAACTACGATTTAGTAGGGAATAACCTTCCGGTGTTTTTTATCAGGGACGCCATCAAGTTTCCCGATATGGTCCATGCCTTCAAGCCTGCTCCTGATACAAACATCCCCACCAGTTCCAGCGCAAACAGTCGATTTTGGGACTTTATCTCTTTGACCCCCGAATCGACCCACATGATCACCTGGCTTTTCTCAGACCGTGGCACAGTTAAGAGCTACCGGACTATGGAAGGATTTGGTGTCAATACATATAAGTGGGTGAATTCGAAAGGCAAGGATGTCTACTTAAAGTACCACTGGAAGCCAGAGGCGGGGGTTCATTCCATCGACCGCCATGAATCGACTCGCTTAGCCGGGGAAGATCCTGATATAGCCACTCGCGACCTTTATGACACTATAGCCTCCGGGAAAACTGTGGAGTACGAGCTGAAGGTTCAGATCATGGATGTAGCTGACGAGTTGAAACATAACTTCGACCCGCTGGATGCTACTAAGACGTGGCCCGAGGATAAGTTTCCGCTGATGCCGGTGGGCAAGATGGTGCTCAATCGTAATCCTGAAAACTACTTTGCCGAAGTGGAGCAGGCTGCTTTCTGTCCGGCCTCTATTGTGCCAGGAATCGAGCTCTCCGCTGACAAACTTTTACAAGGCAGGGTCTTCTCCTACGCAGATACTCAGCGGCATCGGCTAGGACCTAATTACCTCCAACTACCCACCAATCGCCCTAGGGTGCCGGTCAACAACAACCAGCGCGACGCAGCCATGCAGTATGCGCCCTATGGTGGTGGAACGGTTAACTACGAGCCTAACACCCTCGCGGGCGGTATGCCGAGTGAGGCTCCTGCCTACCCGACTAGCCAGTATAGTATCGAAGGGAATGTAACGCGCCGAAAGATCAGCCTGACTAATGACTTCGAGCAGGCAGGCGAACGCTACCGTTCACTCAGCAAAGTGGATCAAGACCACCTGGTTGATAATATCGTTGATCCTCTGAGTAAGGCGGATAAGCCGATTCAACAACGCATGGTTGAGAACCTTGTCAAGGCTGACCCTGAGTTTGGAAAGCGTGTGGCCGAGGGACTGAAACTCTAG
- a CDS encoding NAD(P)/FAD-dependent oxidoreductase has product MSKYKKKVLILGAGSAGVGAARELKKASAGAPELEVTLVDQQNYHFVLPLIYQVVTGSVAPGHISFPVRTLLRQGGTAGRVKFRQSRVQGIDVERKIVTTDDGELEWDYLVVALGSTTNFFGMDEVEKNALTFRSLRDGINIHNHILDNYEAALLEGDEQPRRELLTFVVVGGGPTGVELAVSIQEFASKVLIRDYPSLTPYVRVILVESQDTVLSGLNAKVGELAITRLRSQGVEVLLRTRISKAWVDGVETADGQVIPTRTVIWVAGVKPAAVVESLPLDKARDGRILVNQNLEVPESPGLYVVGDCAYLAQENGSGPYPATHQVAMRQGPACARNILHAMRGERQRPFRYKFKGQIIYISRNVAVAQILGRAFDGFAAGMLRRILYLEQMLSYLGPLTGFQSKLSTALDWFFAYFYHRDTSRL; this is encoded by the coding sequence ATGAGTAAATACAAGAAGAAAGTGCTAATCCTGGGCGCAGGCTCGGCGGGGGTCGGTGCTGCACGGGAGTTGAAAAAAGCCTCCGCTGGTGCCCCGGAGCTGGAAGTAACACTGGTTGACCAGCAGAATTATCACTTCGTTCTGCCCCTAATATATCAAGTAGTCACCGGAAGTGTTGCGCCCGGTCATATCTCTTTCCCTGTGCGTACTCTGCTGAGACAGGGAGGTACTGCCGGGCGAGTTAAGTTCAGGCAAAGCCGGGTACAGGGCATAGACGTAGAGAGGAAGATAGTTACCACCGATGATGGAGAGCTGGAGTGGGACTATCTGGTGGTGGCCCTGGGCAGCACCACCAATTTCTTCGGCATGGACGAGGTCGAAAAGAATGCGCTAACCTTCAGATCTCTGAGGGATGGTATCAACATCCACAATCACATTCTGGATAACTATGAGGCGGCGCTGTTGGAAGGAGATGAGCAACCCCGACGTGAGCTGCTCACTTTTGTGGTGGTGGGAGGTGGGCCCACCGGGGTGGAACTGGCGGTGTCTATTCAGGAATTCGCGAGCAAGGTGCTGATACGGGACTACCCCTCCCTGACGCCCTATGTTCGGGTGATCCTAGTCGAGTCCCAAGACACCGTCTTATCTGGCCTGAATGCGAAGGTTGGGGAGTTGGCTATCACCCGGTTGCGCTCTCAAGGGGTTGAGGTGTTGCTGAGAACTCGCATCAGTAAGGCCTGGGTGGACGGTGTCGAGACTGCTGATGGCCAGGTCATACCAACCCGCACTGTTATCTGGGTAGCAGGGGTGAAGCCGGCGGCTGTTGTTGAGTCGCTGCCTCTCGATAAAGCCAGGGATGGCCGGATCCTGGTGAATCAGAACCTGGAAGTCCCGGAGTCACCCGGGCTCTATGTCGTTGGGGATTGCGCCTATCTAGCGCAAGAGAATGGCTCGGGACCTTATCCCGCAACCCACCAGGTAGCTATGAGACAAGGCCCGGCCTGTGCCAGAAACATCCTCCACGCCATGAGGGGGGAGCGTCAACGACCCTTCCGTTACAAGTTTAAAGGACAGATAATATATATTAGTAGAAATGTGGCGGTGGCTCAGATATTGGGTCGTGCTTTCGATGGCTTCGCTGCTGGAATGCTGCGGCGAATCTTATATCTAGAGCAGATGCTCTCATATCTGGGGCCGCTAACGGGATTTCAGAGTAAGCTAAGCACAGCTCTTGACTGGTTTTTTGCCTACTTCTACCATCGCGATACATCCCGCCTATAG
- a CDS encoding prenyltransferase: MATGFLSAESLQKVRAQARLWFIETRPKFLVGSVAVALMGTTIAWWDGFFSLPHAFLAFIGLLLWHISVQVLNDYYDYRSGVDLKTKRTPFSGGSGILPARLLEAESVFKFGLLSFTLAVPIWIYLIIDKGLLLLPLLAVGAVCVLLYTPHLARWRMGEVSCGLCIGTLPILMFYFVQTGVYTADVVVAAIPSGILFFNVHLLNAFPDVEADKLGRKKTLPIILGRVKAAWLYMAGTVAVYAWVVAWVAVGIMPLAALFCLVTMPLAIWAIRGALSYRDEVSFTPALWANALVLLVTLVLLAFGYIVDRL, translated from the coding sequence ATGGCCACAGGGTTTCTATCCGCTGAATCGTTGCAGAAGGTGAGGGCCCAAGCTAGGCTGTGGTTTATAGAAACCCGGCCCAAGTTCCTGGTCGGATCAGTGGCGGTGGCTCTCATGGGCACGACCATAGCATGGTGGGATGGTTTCTTCAGCCTTCCCCACGCCTTTCTTGCCTTCATCGGGCTCTTACTATGGCATATCAGCGTGCAAGTTCTAAATGACTACTACGATTATAGGAGCGGGGTAGATCTCAAAACTAAGAGGACGCCTTTCAGTGGCGGCAGCGGCATCCTGCCTGCCAGGCTCCTCGAGGCTGAATCCGTCTTCAAATTTGGTCTGCTGAGCTTTACTCTAGCAGTTCCCATATGGATCTACTTAATTATAGACAAGGGCTTACTGTTGCTTCCTCTCCTTGCGGTGGGGGCCGTTTGCGTTCTGCTCTATACTCCCCATTTAGCTAGGTGGAGGATGGGAGAGGTCTCTTGTGGCCTCTGTATAGGGACATTGCCCATATTAATGTTCTACTTCGTTCAAACAGGAGTCTATACCGCAGATGTGGTGGTGGCGGCCATACCCTCTGGGATTTTGTTCTTCAACGTTCACCTTTTAAATGCGTTCCCAGATGTCGAGGCGGACAAGTTGGGGAGGAAAAAGACCCTGCCCATCATCCTGGGCAGAGTAAAAGCGGCTTGGTTATATATGGCTGGCACTGTAGCAGTCTACGCGTGGGTGGTGGCCTGGGTGGCAGTGGGGATCATGCCGCTGGCAGCGCTGTTCTGCCTTGTGACCATGCCGCTCGCTATCTGGGCAATAAGGGGTGCTCTAAGCTATCGGGACGAGGTCAGTTTTACACCGGCGCTGTGGGCCAACGCGCTTGTCTTATTGGTTACCCTTGTCCTATTAGCATTCGGCTATATAGTAGACCGCCTCTGA